One endosymbiont 'TC1' of Trimyema compressum genomic window, TTGAAGAAAAAGGATTATTAATGCCTAATGTGTTTGTTGAACCAGGCCGTTCCATTATTGGACCTGCAGGGTCTAATTTATATACTGTTGGTTCCGTTAAAAATATTCCTGGTGTTCGTAAATATGTTTCTATTGATGGTGGCATGGTTGATAACATTCGCCCAGCACTTTATGATGCCAAGTATGAAGTTGCTTTAGGTAACCGAATGGATGAAATTGGCACAGATGTTGTTACAGTAACAGGCAAGTGCTGTGAATCAGGAGATATATTAGCTAGAGATATTGCCCTTCCAGTTGCAAAAGCAGGAGATGTATTGGTTATGAGTTCTACAGGAGCCTATGGGTATTCAATGGCTAGTAACTATAATGTACTGGGTAAACCTGCCGTTGTCTTTGTGAAAGATGGAGAAAGCCAACTGGTTATTAAGAGAGAAAGCCATGAAGATATGATGAAGAATCATATTCTTCTAGATAGGTAAAGCAGATGTTATTTGGAATGGATCCACTTTCCTTACTTTATATTATTCCAGCTATTTTAATAGGTTTAACATTTCATGAAATAGCTCATGGCTATACAGCTTATTTGTTAGGGGATAAAACAGCAAAAGAACAAGGGCGCCTTTCTTTAAATCCTTTAAAACACATTGATCCTATAGGCTTTATATCGATGATTCTTGTTGGATTTGGTTGGGCTAAGCCTGTAATGATGAATCCTTATAATTTTAAAAACTATAAAGATGGTATTGCATTAACAGCTGTAGCAGGCCCTTTAGCAAATTTTGTAATGGCTATAATTGGTTTATTGCTTTTTAAGCTTGTCTATATATTTCCAGTCCCTGGCGTAATTATTACATTTTTAACAGTATTTATTCAGATTAATTTTATGTTGGCTGCTTTTAATATTCTGCCACTGCCAGTATTAGACGGCTTTAAGGTTATTATGCGATTATTTCCAGACTCGATTTATGATAAGGCTTTTGCTTTTGAAAGAAGATATGGCATTATCATCTTATTAATTTTAATATTAACAAGAGTTTTATCTTTTATTTGGACTCCTGTTTTTAATTTTTTAGTAATAGTAGGATCTAAAATTACATTTACATCAGATGCAGTCATGCAAATGTTTTTAAGATAGAGGTGAGGTTGAAAAATGAAAGAAACAATTTTAAGTGGTATGCGCCCAACAGGAACCCTTCATATAGGGCATTTAAGTGTTTTGAATAACTGGGTGTCACTGCAAGCAGAATATAAATGTTATTTCTTTGCTGCAGATTATCATGCTCTAACAACAGGGTATGAGAATACTGCTGATTTACAAGAGAATATAAAAAATATGGTTATCGATTGGATGGCAGTAGGTATTGATCCTGAAAAAAGCACTCTTTTTGTGCAATCTAAGGTACAAGCGCATGCTGAAATATTTTTACTTCTTTCGATGCTTACGCCATTGTCTTGGCTAGAGAGATGTCCAACTTATAAGGCTCAAATTGAGCAATTTAAGGTAAACCAAGGTAAGGATATAACAACCTACGGATTTTTAGGTTATCCAGTACTCCAAGCTGGTGATATTCTTTTATATAATGCTAATCGAGTTCCTGTTGGTAAAGATCAGTTGCCTCATGTAGAGATGACAAGAGAAATAGCCAGACGTTTCAATCATATTTATAATAAAAAGATTTTTGTGGAACCTGAAGGTAAGCTTTCAGAAATTCCTTTAATTGTAGGTACTGATGGAAGGAAAATGTCTAAAAGTTATCATAATCAAATTAATATAATGAGCGATGAAAAAGAGCTGAATAAAAAAGTGAGAAGTATGATTACTGATCCAAGTAGAATCCATAAAACAGATCCAGGAAATCCTGATGTCTGTACAGTCTTTAACTATCAAAAAATATATAATGCGCCAATTATTGAGAAACTAGAATCTAATTGCCGAAAAGGCACTATTGGCTGTATGGATTGTAAAAAGAAGCTTATTAGTGCTTTAGATATTTTACTTTCTCCATTTAGAGAAAAAAGAGCAGAAATTCTTAAAAAACCAAGTTATGTAGAGGATGTTTTAAGAGAAGGACAGAT contains:
- the trpS gene encoding tryptophan--tRNA ligase, producing the protein MKETILSGMRPTGTLHIGHLSVLNNWVSLQAEYKCYFFAADYHALTTGYENTADLQENIKNMVIDWMAVGIDPEKSTLFVQSKVQAHAEIFLLLSMLTPLSWLERCPTYKAQIEQFKVNQGKDITTYGFLGYPVLQAGDILLYNANRVPVGKDQLPHVEMTREIARRFNHIYNKKIFVEPEGKLSEIPLIVGTDGRKMSKSYHNQINIMSDEKELNKKVRSMITDPSRIHKTDPGNPDVCTVFNYQKIYNAPIIEKLESNCRKGTIGCMDCKKKLISALDILLSPFREKRAEILKKPSYVEDVLREGQIQASKQADETLNAVKSVMNMA
- a CDS encoding site-2 protease family protein, yielding MLFGMDPLSLLYIIPAILIGLTFHEIAHGYTAYLLGDKTAKEQGRLSLNPLKHIDPIGFISMILVGFGWAKPVMMNPYNFKNYKDGIALTAVAGPLANFVMAIIGLLLFKLVYIFPVPGVIITFLTVFIQINFMLAAFNILPLPVLDGFKVIMRLFPDSIYDKAFAFERRYGIIILLILILTRVLSFIWTPVFNFLVIVGSKITFTSDAVMQMFLR